One window of the Bradyrhizobium sp. NP1 genome contains the following:
- a CDS encoding LysR substrate-binding domain-containing protein, with protein sequence MELRHLRYFVTLAEELHFGRAAARLGISQPPLSQQIKILEDLLRVRLFNRTNRRVELTQAGLLFLAEARATLERADRAISVATRAQRGELGELRIGMFPSAPLLAQIGDAILTFRRSFPDVQLVLNEIESHQQTQGLLEGREQVAIIRSAAAPVLPPELRATELSQEPFRVIMRSDHPLAKRRKILIGELAQEPFVFYGDRMGRTLPHQVLVLCRSAGFEPRIGQLANGNATITGLVAAGLGIAVVPEAMCQLHHESVVSRPLDAVGAMTSIWLLRSSQDDSPLVGAFCKLIAKRRSA encoded by the coding sequence ATGGAGCTCCGCCACCTCCGCTACTTCGTCACGCTCGCCGAGGAGCTGCATTTCGGGCGCGCGGCCGCACGGCTCGGAATCTCGCAGCCGCCGCTCAGCCAGCAGATCAAGATCCTGGAAGACCTGCTGCGCGTGCGCCTGTTCAACCGCACCAATCGGCGCGTCGAGCTCACGCAGGCAGGGCTTCTGTTTCTCGCCGAAGCTCGCGCCACCCTGGAGCGCGCCGATCGCGCGATATCGGTTGCGACGCGCGCCCAGCGGGGCGAGCTCGGCGAGCTTCGCATCGGCATGTTCCCGTCAGCGCCGCTCCTTGCCCAGATCGGCGATGCGATCCTGACGTTTCGTCGAAGCTTTCCCGACGTCCAGCTCGTCCTCAATGAGATTGAGAGCCACCAACAAACCCAGGGGCTGCTGGAAGGGCGGGAGCAGGTCGCCATCATCCGCAGCGCCGCGGCGCCCGTTCTTCCCCCGGAACTGCGGGCAACCGAGCTGTCGCAGGAACCGTTCCGCGTGATCATGAGGAGCGATCACCCGTTGGCGAAACGCCGCAAGATCCTGATCGGCGAACTGGCGCAGGAACCCTTTGTTTTTTACGGCGACCGCATGGGAAGAACCTTGCCGCACCAGGTTCTCGTGCTGTGCCGCTCCGCAGGATTCGAGCCGCGCATCGGCCAGCTTGCCAACGGCAACGCGACCATCACGGGACTGGTCGCCGCCGGACTCGGGATCGCGGTCGTTCCCGAGGCGATGTGCCAACTGCACCATGAATCCGTCGTCAGCCGTCCGCTCGATGCCGTCGGCGCCATGACGTCGATCTGGCTTCTGCGCTCCAGCCAGGACGACTCGCCTCTGGTCGGAGCCTTCTGCAAGCTGATCGCAAAGCGACGCTCTGCATGA
- a CDS encoding hydantoinase B/oxoprolinase family protein gives MSDRKPEIFDPITLEVYWSRLISIADEAATGLLRTAFSTIVRESNDYGTVLMDRNGDSVSENTGGIASFSCILPRTTKAFLAKFPIESWRPGDAVVTNDPWLATGHLPDFTVVTPIFHRGKIVGFAGCIAHSPDVGGALWSADCRELFEEGIRILPIHLIRAGKWNADLVDLISANVRVPRQVLGDLEAQVVSNEVSVRRVVEFLEDSGLSDLRGLSAELQARTDRAMRRAIAAVPDGTYKAEIEADGFDELTTRIACTVTVSGETMHIDYEGTSAQIDRGINCVLNYTHAYSVYPIKCILDPFTPRNEGSYRAITVSAPERSILNPVYPAPCSARQLTGHLLAGAIYRALEPVLHDKIIADCGGAPTMRALFSGVSHDDQRFSQVLFASGGMGAAPHKDGLPTTAFPTNVGAGSIEAYESVAPLVVWKKRLRTDSGGPGTFRGGLGQEVEIEVRAGRPVRLSLLSDRHRHPPYGVRGGMHGAPSVITLDDGVKPHPKSRTSVDPGRRVTLLYAGGGGYGNPRLRSREAVKSDLRDGYISPAAARRDYGLE, from the coding sequence ATGTCCGATCGCAAGCCTGAGATTTTTGATCCGATCACGCTTGAGGTCTATTGGAGCCGCCTGATCTCGATTGCGGACGAGGCGGCGACCGGGCTGCTCCGCACGGCGTTCTCCACCATCGTGCGCGAATCCAATGATTACGGCACCGTGCTCATGGATCGCAACGGGGACAGTGTATCGGAGAACACCGGCGGCATAGCCTCGTTCTCCTGCATCCTGCCGCGCACCACCAAGGCGTTTCTCGCCAAGTTTCCGATCGAGTCCTGGCGGCCGGGCGACGCGGTGGTCACCAACGATCCCTGGCTTGCGACGGGGCATTTGCCGGATTTCACCGTCGTAACTCCGATCTTTCATCGCGGGAAAATCGTCGGATTCGCCGGCTGCATCGCGCATTCGCCCGATGTCGGCGGGGCGCTCTGGTCTGCGGATTGTCGCGAGCTGTTCGAGGAAGGAATCCGCATCCTTCCGATCCATCTCATCCGTGCCGGCAAGTGGAACGCGGATCTGGTCGATCTGATCTCCGCGAACGTCCGCGTTCCGCGTCAGGTCCTGGGTGACCTCGAGGCGCAGGTCGTTTCGAACGAAGTGTCCGTCCGCCGCGTTGTCGAATTTCTCGAGGATAGCGGCCTTTCGGATCTCCGGGGCTTGTCCGCCGAGCTCCAGGCGCGCACCGATCGCGCGATGCGCCGCGCCATCGCCGCGGTTCCGGACGGCACCTACAAGGCCGAGATCGAAGCCGACGGATTCGATGAACTGACGACTCGCATCGCGTGCACCGTGACGGTCAGCGGCGAGACGATGCATATCGACTACGAAGGCACGTCCGCCCAAATCGATCGCGGCATCAACTGCGTGCTGAACTATACGCATGCCTATTCGGTCTATCCGATCAAGTGCATCCTTGATCCGTTCACGCCCCGCAACGAAGGCTCCTATCGCGCGATCACGGTGAGCGCGCCGGAGAGATCGATCCTCAATCCGGTGTACCCCGCACCGTGCAGCGCCAGGCAGTTGACGGGCCATCTGCTCGCAGGCGCGATCTACCGCGCGCTCGAACCCGTGCTGCACGACAAGATCATCGCCGATTGCGGGGGCGCGCCCACCATGCGCGCCCTGTTCAGCGGCGTCAGCCACGACGACCAGCGGTTCTCGCAGGTGTTGTTCGCCAGCGGCGGCATGGGCGCGGCGCCGCACAAGGACGGTCTGCCGACCACGGCGTTTCCGACGAATGTCGGCGCCGGCAGCATCGAGGCCTACGAAAGCGTTGCGCCGCTCGTGGTCTGGAAGAAGCGGCTGCGCACCGACAGCGGCGGTCCCGGCACATTCCGCGGAGGTCTCGGCCAGGAGGTCGAGATCGAGGTGCGTGCCGGCCGGCCCGTGCGGCTCTCATTGCTGTCCGATCGCCATCGGCACCCGCCCTACGGCGTTCGCGGCGGCATGCATGGCGCGCCGTCCGTGATCACGCTCGACGACGGCGTCAAGCCGCATCCGAAATCCCGAACGTCGGTCGATCCGGGCCGTCGGGTCACGCTGCTTTACGCCGGCGGAGGCGGCTACGGGAATCCCAGGCTGCGCAGCCGCGAAGCGGTGAAATCCGATCTTCGCGACGGCTATATCTCGCCCGCCGCCGCCAGGCGCGATTACGGACTGGAGTGA
- a CDS encoding hydantoinase/oxoprolinase family protein, producing the protein MAAKTRTARIGVDVGGTFTDLVLHDPASDLVHVGKLLTTPDDPSAAIIAGISRMLQETGLRSSDLHSVVHGTTLITNTIIERTGGTIGLLTTEGFRDTIEIGRETRYDLYDLFLEMPPTLVPRYRRLEISERIDADGKVLLKLDEDAVASAARQLVERERCEALAIAFMHSYRSPGHERRAAEIVRRLYPALPLSLSADVAPEIREYERTSTACANAYVQPLTQRYLDRLEAELGKLGFLGHLYVMLSGGGITTVREAKEYPIRLIESGPAAGAMAASFLARLAGLDRVVSFDMGGTTAKMCLVENGAPDHKFNFEAGRVRRFQKGSGLPLKVSVVDMIEIGAGGGSLAHVDATSGLMKVGPRSAGAKPGPVCYGRGGTQPTVTDADLVLGRLDPSYFLGGELKLDLERVRGVFADKLASQINVESQDAALGVQRIVDETMAAATRMHLAEKGRDPRQYTIIAFGGAGPVHAWNLARLLKVGRVVVPLGAGVASALGFLVAPPATDMVRSYVARLERVDWSHVNAMLSEMETIGRNLLTEAGADPKRITYTPTADMRYVGQGFEVPVRLPSLSLSAADLPAIRENFFASYRTHFGRLIEDASIEALSWRLACVAPNTDIRISASPSQSGASRNARRGQRPVLFEGHGWQTCPVYDRYALGAGTTFPGPALIEERESTCVVGPGSQVRVDEMKNLVIELG; encoded by the coding sequence ATGGCTGCGAAAACGCGCACGGCGCGCATCGGCGTCGACGTCGGCGGCACCTTCACCGATCTCGTGCTGCACGATCCGGCCAGCGACCTGGTCCATGTCGGAAAGCTGCTCACCACGCCCGATGATCCGAGCGCGGCGATCATTGCGGGAATCTCCCGCATGCTGCAGGAGACCGGGCTGCGGTCCTCGGATCTGCACAGCGTCGTGCATGGCACGACCCTGATCACCAACACCATCATCGAGCGCACCGGCGGGACGATCGGCCTGCTGACGACGGAGGGCTTTCGCGACACGATCGAGATCGGCCGCGAGACCCGCTACGATCTCTACGACCTGTTCCTCGAAATGCCGCCGACCCTCGTTCCGCGATACCGCCGCCTTGAGATATCGGAGCGGATCGATGCGGACGGCAAGGTCCTGCTGAAGCTGGACGAGGATGCGGTGGCGTCCGCGGCGCGGCAGCTGGTTGAACGCGAGCGCTGCGAGGCGCTGGCGATCGCCTTCATGCACTCCTATCGCTCGCCCGGGCACGAGCGGCGCGCAGCGGAGATCGTGCGGCGGCTGTATCCGGCGCTGCCGCTGTCGCTCTCGGCCGACGTCGCTCCGGAAATCCGCGAATATGAGCGGACGAGCACCGCCTGCGCCAACGCCTACGTCCAGCCGTTGACGCAACGCTACCTCGACAGGCTCGAGGCGGAGCTCGGCAAGCTCGGCTTTCTCGGCCATCTCTACGTGATGCTCTCGGGCGGCGGCATCACGACGGTTCGGGAAGCCAAGGAATACCCCATTCGCTTGATCGAGTCGGGTCCAGCCGCAGGCGCGATGGCAGCCTCTTTCCTCGCGCGGCTCGCCGGGCTCGATCGCGTGGTTTCCTTCGACATGGGCGGCACCACGGCCAAGATGTGCCTGGTCGAGAATGGCGCGCCGGATCACAAGTTCAACTTCGAGGCGGGCCGCGTGCGGCGCTTTCAGAAGGGGTCCGGCCTGCCGCTCAAGGTGTCGGTGGTCGATATGATCGAGATCGGCGCCGGCGGCGGCAGTCTGGCGCATGTCGACGCAACGTCGGGGCTGATGAAGGTGGGTCCGCGCAGCGCCGGGGCCAAGCCCGGGCCGGTCTGCTACGGGCGAGGCGGCACGCAGCCGACCGTAACGGATGCCGATCTTGTGCTCGGCAGGCTCGACCCTTCCTACTTCCTGGGTGGCGAGCTGAAGCTCGATCTGGAGCGCGTCCGTGGGGTCTTCGCCGACAAGCTTGCCTCGCAGATCAATGTCGAATCGCAGGACGCGGCACTCGGTGTGCAGCGGATCGTCGATGAGACGATGGCGGCCGCCACGCGCATGCATCTGGCGGAAAAGGGAAGGGATCCCCGCCAGTATACGATCATTGCGTTCGGCGGTGCCGGGCCGGTGCATGCCTGGAACCTCGCCCGGTTGCTGAAGGTCGGAAGGGTCGTCGTGCCGCTCGGTGCCGGCGTCGCCTCGGCGCTCGGCTTTCTGGTCGCTCCTCCGGCGACCGACATGGTGCGCAGTTACGTAGCGCGGCTGGAGCGCGTCGACTGGTCGCACGTCAATGCGATGTTGTCGGAGATGGAGACGATCGGACGCAACCTGCTGACCGAAGCGGGCGCTGATCCGAAGCGGATCACCTACACGCCGACGGCAGACATGCGTTATGTCGGCCAGGGTTTTGAAGTCCCCGTGCGGCTCCCGTCGCTGTCGCTGTCCGCCGCGGATCTCCCCGCCATCAGGGAGAACTTCTTCGCGAGCTATCGAACGCATTTCGGACGCCTGATCGAGGACGCGTCGATCGAAGCGCTCAGCTGGCGTCTGGCCTGCGTTGCGCCCAACACCGACATTCGCATCAGTGCGAGCCCGTCGCAGAGCGGCGCGAGCAGGAATGCGCGCCGCGGCCAGCGCCCTGTGCTGTTCGAGGGGCACGGCTGGCAGACATGTCCCGTCTACGACCGGTATGCGCTCGGCGCGGGCACGACTTTTCCAGGGCCGGCATTGATCGAGGAGCGTGAATCGACATGCGTTGTCGGTCCAGGATCGCAGGTCAGGGTGGATGAGATGAAGAATCTGGTGATCGAGCTCGGTTGA
- a CDS encoding tripartite tricarboxylate transporter substrate binding protein: MSAHVGIPRRRVSGWLAAAAVLPLFPAHLRAAQEGYPNRLIRIIVPWPAGAITDMTARLLANQWVAEFDQTVVVENKPGASGTIGHTAVAHSAADGYTVLFATNSTYAVAPSILPSLPYDNDKAFAPVGLVLRSPQMLCVHPSVPANSVPEFLDYVRNRKTNDVNFASAGPGSTSHMAMELLMSMTHIRMQHVPYRGGAPSLQAVIAGETSVAFVDLSTAISAADGGLLRMLGASTTERAALRPNVPAIAETVPGFQSTTDVALFVPAGTPDAVIHRLNAAMKNAFKSPEVTRPLLQAGLILVAGSPEEFPQYFAEECGKWRKLIEAQNIRLQ, encoded by the coding sequence ATGTCTGCGCATGTTGGAATTCCTCGCCGCCGTGTGTCCGGCTGGCTCGCCGCGGCAGCGGTCCTCCCGCTTTTCCCCGCGCATCTCCGGGCCGCGCAAGAAGGCTATCCCAACCGGCTGATCAGGATCATCGTGCCCTGGCCCGCCGGCGCCATTACCGACATGACGGCCCGCCTGCTTGCCAATCAGTGGGTGGCGGAATTCGACCAGACCGTCGTCGTCGAAAACAAGCCGGGCGCCTCGGGCACGATCGGCCACACCGCGGTCGCGCACTCTGCGGCCGATGGTTATACGGTCCTGTTCGCAACCAACAGCACTTACGCGGTGGCGCCGAGCATCCTGCCGTCGCTGCCCTATGACAACGACAAGGCGTTCGCGCCGGTCGGATTGGTGTTGCGGTCTCCGCAGATGCTTTGCGTCCACCCGAGCGTGCCGGCGAACTCGGTGCCGGAGTTTTTGGACTATGTCCGCAACCGCAAGACGAACGACGTGAACTTCGCTTCCGCCGGGCCGGGCAGCACGAGCCACATGGCGATGGAGCTGCTGATGTCGATGACCCACATCCGCATGCAGCACGTTCCGTATCGGGGAGGCGCGCCCTCATTGCAGGCTGTCATCGCGGGCGAGACGAGCGTCGCATTCGTCGATTTGTCCACGGCCATTTCGGCGGCCGACGGCGGTCTGCTGCGGATGCTGGGCGCCAGCACGACGGAACGAGCCGCGCTGCGGCCAAACGTGCCGGCGATCGCCGAGACCGTGCCCGGATTCCAGTCGACAACGGACGTCGCCTTGTTCGTGCCGGCCGGGACGCCGGACGCCGTCATTCATCGGCTCAATGCCGCGATGAAGAACGCGTTCAAGTCTCCGGAGGTGACCAGGCCGCTGCTGCAGGCGGGGCTGATCCTCGTCGCGGGCTCGCCGGAGGAGTTTCCGCAGTATTTCGCCGAGGAATGCGGGAAATGGCGCAAGCTGATCGAGGCGCAGAACATCAGGTTGCAGTGA